The DNA segment GCCTCAAAGACAGCATCTAGTGAACCCCCTTGAAATGGAAGGGAACCATGCAGCAGTACATGGAGTAGCACACCAGCTCCCCATACGTCTACTTTCTCAGAGTAGCATCCAGACAAAACCTCAGGCGCCACATAAGCTGGGCTACCAGCAATGCCAGACAATTTTTGACCTGCTCAATTAAGACCAAAAATATCAGCTCACGCAAAAAATGAAAATTGTCTAATCTACTAGGCCAGACTAAGCTGAGTGCATTCACAAAACTTTTGTGTTGTTTGGAAAGGAAGTGTAAAAATCAAAATTCAACTAACATATAAGCATGATTGAAAGAATAGAGTCCAAGTAAATCAACAGCGCATCTAATCGAAATACAGATTAGAGGTGGATTTGGACTATTACAGGCCTAGAACCAAAGATACAGCAGAgttagcttaaaaaaaaagtatgactGATCTTGCAACAGAGATCAAATAAAGCTTCACTTCTCTTAGCAATTGATGTCAATTCATGACATAAAAGATACAACTTGCACTCACTTCTAGATATTTCCTATGAGAACTTGCTCCACTATGTGAAACATTAAATCAGTAAACAGCACCAGATTAAACAGGACTACTATCAAAGAATTAACCACTGCCAACTTAACAGGAGAAGGTAAGGTAGCTCATATCATGAAGGAAAATTTAATTATTCATGATTATGAATTAGATAACCAGACCAAGTAGTGCACTTAGCTCTTTAACTCTGTTTAGTGTGTACACCGGCTGATCACTAAAGTCATAAATGCCCAAGGACACTACATTGAACCTCAGACCGGCCAATTCCTTAAGAATTGGCACACAATTTCAAGGACTATttccattagcacatgttttgAACTTTTAAATCCATGcaaactattaaaactaattaGCTATGACACTCTCAAGCAAAAACCCAATAGCAAGTATGACTCACCAATTTTAATTCTTTTAGCATACCTATCAAATGGAGATGACATGTGAACGGACACTGCTACCAACTCAAGACTCCAAAACACACAGCTTGCACTCGTTTGTATCCCGAAAGAACATATTTCTTCTTGTGGGGTACCACACAGAACACTGAATCAGTCGCCAATGACAAGTTAAACAGGACTCCAGAAATGAGGGACCTCATAACTTTGTAAACTTGAGTTAGCCTAATTTATTTGTTACATGATCAAACCAAGAAGATCCAGGCTAACAATGCTTGCTTAAACTCTTAAACTCATAAGGGTATGACAACTCCCAACATATTAACATCACATTTAGCTGATATGCATGGCCAGTAGATATGAGAAACCTGCAAAAATACTAGTGATCATGGTAAAAGAGTAGTGGTCAAGATTTAATAAGTTGGAATTGTGGTGGAAACCTGGCACCCACCTCTAAATCACAATAACACAACAAAATATTACATGTTAGATGCAGATTAACTAAAACGTTGTCCATGCTAACTTTGTGATACCATCTTTTAATCTATAATTCAATGCTAGAATTCCAGTTGATCTTCAACTACCTTTGGGTAACTTTTGTTTCTGATGACAACAAAAAATGCATTTTGGTACAGGCACATTTTTTGTTTCCTCATAACTTAGACAACTCGAGGCATCCCAGCATAAGATTATCCTCAAAGAGCGCATCTCAACATTGTAGAGCCTCAAATTCAGTATCAGTGTCACTAACACTATCAATCtaagatgaagaaaaaaaaattaccgtCGGCAACTCGTGCAGCAAGTCCAAAATCTGCGAGCTTTATCTTTCCTGCCTTGGTGAGCAGTATATTCTCCGGCTTAATGTCCCTGTGAACGACGCCCATCTCGTGGCAGTACTTGACCACGGACATTAGATCTTTGATCACAATGGCGGCGCGCTGCTCGGAGAACTTGCCCTCCCTCGCCATCTCGTCGAgcaggcggccgccgccgcagagctCCATGACGAGGTAGAACTTGTCGGCATCCTCGAAGACGGCCTTGAGCGTGACGATGCCGGGGTGGCCCGAGAGGTGCTGCATGATCTCCACCTCCCGGTGGACGGTCTCCTCCCCGTTCTTGGGGAGCGCCTTGCAGGCGAACTCCTCGCCGCCAACCTTGGCGCGGCAGATCCGGACGGAGCCGAACTTGCCCTGGCCGATCTCGGCGCCGAGCTCGTACTCGCTCTCGAGCCGCTTCTTCCGCCCCATCCGGGTGGCGGACTCGATGCACCCCAGCTTCCGCTTCAGCCCCCTGCTGGGGCTCTCCGGCGCGGCCCGGCCGCTCGCGGGGGGCGCCGTCTGGACCacgcccccgcctccgccccgGCCGGAGGCGTCATCGGAGGAGggatccttcttcttcttctccgggcgAGGCTTGGGCTCGCGGCAGGCGCGCTTGCGGGCGACGGTGGTGGGCTCGTGGGAGGATCCGACGAGGGAGCACGCGGAGCGCGCGCCCTTGCGCTTCCGCGGCAGCGACGACTCCATGGACTCCCACCCCCCCACCCACCGGGCGATCAGGCGGCGTGCTTGCGCCGCTTGCGGGTCATGGGGATGCGGatcgggaggggaggggaggggagggttgGTGGCGGTGGATTggggcgggggaggggaggggctcgAGGGAGGAAAGGGAGGAAAGAAAGCCAAAGCGTTGGGGAGcggagaggagatgaggaggaggaggacgggggcggtggtggtggggtggtgGCCCTGCCTTTGTTGGACTCGTGTCGCGTGCGTTCGCGTCGCGTCTCTTCTTGGAGAGCACGGGGGGTGTGGAAGCAGGTCGGCGTTAGTAATTGTGTCGGGTGGTGGCCCTGGTGGGTGTGCGGTGAAATCACGCGACCTTGGGTGGGCTGGTGGCGCGACGTTTCCAGGCCGTCCGCGTCGCGGGTTGCGGCCTGCGGTCGACGGGGTTTCGATGGGGGATTTCGTTGGGGGGTGGGTGGGTTGAGATTTTTCCTAACGAAATCTAGCTCCCATTCGCGTGTGGTGATTGGTGATTATTTTGTTGCCAGTTGCCACGTGTTCGCTCCACGGTTTTCCTGAGCTAAATTTCGGGGTCGAATAATactacttcctctatttcactccatttcaaaatattggACATATTTAGTTCTGTTACCTAAAACGTTAATTAATTGACGTTTGTTTTTCTAATATATCAATTATGTAACATAATAAAAGTATAAGTATACAAAAGTATCTTTTTATGCGAATCTAATAAGGAAAAAGTTAGAATTACCCTTTAAACTATTATGTTTGACCGGATCACCCTCCTAAGCTACAAAACCAGAAATTTTAAATCCTAAACTCTTCAGCCCAGATAAATTATCCCCTTCACTCAATCTAAATCGGTTTTGGTTCTAGGTGGCACACACGTGACAGTctagttggaaaaaaaaatccgtggGACCCGATTGCCAGTGCTTTTCCTATATTTATCCCCTCGCCAGCTTGACCCTAGTAGGCAACATCGCAACGAAGACGACATCGAGGGGGGCCTCAGCCGCAAGCACGAAATGGAGCAAAGGGAGTCGGACGGACAACGTTTGGTAGCGGGCGATAACCAAGCAGTCCCTCAGGCAGCATGACGGATGTTGAGGAAACTAGCAAGAGGAGTGAGCACGATGATGTGAAGCTTAAGTTCGAGCTCCAGAttcaccgccatcgccgtcttCTAGATACCATCGTTGCTTCCATGAGCATAGTGTAGCTGCTTGAGCTCGAGCTCGGTCTCCTGGAACCGTGGAAGTAGCCACACTTGGTGAGCACCTTGAGCCTATCTTCCTGTCTCATGCATAAGTCACCTCGTCAGAGTCTCTACTGTCTCTCGAGTTTGATCTGATGGAAGAGGGGAAGATAAGTGGCGGCGGCTGACTCGCCTTACTAAAACCTGTTTCGCCTGCCGAAATCAATCTGGTGGAAAAGGGGAAGATTGAAGAGGAGTGGAGGCGAGTgagccctcctcgccgtcgttgCATGCCGGGTGCGAGCACTTGTCTCTCCCTTCCCAAATTTGCCTGTTATGGCACAGATGAACGTATATTTGGAAACTCGGTCCTAGAGGCGGCAGCGCTGGGCGAGCTGGGATGCAGCAGGAGGCGAAGAGCGACGAAGAGAGCGGAggaagaggggggaggggaatcACTTATGGGTGGGGCCTATTGTTTTTTGGCTGATTGAATTGCCATGTAAGATCAAAACGCACTGGATTTAGTAAGGGGATGATTTGTCTAGTTTAAAGAATTAATGTTATATAATATCTAGTATTTAGATTTAGGTAATAATTCAAACAGAGGCTAGAGCTAAATTATGTAAAAAGGTGGTTAAATTCTTACTGTAAAACACGGACACCTAACTAGTACATAGATAAGTATAGATACTTAGGGACATATGTGATAAAAGGAAAACCAATGAAAACCGGttctaaaagttttataaattaaaagaaaatgttaAATATAGATGTTGGCACGAAAATACATTCTTACTCTAAACTTTAAACTAAATTTTATTTGGAagtaaacaaaatataaaatttgggTGAATAgtgttaattttatatttttgtcctatcaaataaagttgagtttgaaatTGAGATTTAATGGTTGTGTTCGGCAGCGCTGCATCGCAGCCGTAGCCGTTGCTCTGCAAATCAATAATAGAAACACTGTTCAAGCTGCTGCAGTCCAGCTGCAGTATCCAGCCTCTGAACAAAGCAAATATGAATGTATTCCTTGCCTATATTGTTATTATTTTCTTCATAAATTTAGAGAATTTTCAGGTATGCCTTTCATGGATTTTCATTTTCTAAATGTTTTCCATTGTATATCATTCGATTCAtttcctactccctctgttacaTAAAAAGCGAATCTAAAACTAGATGAGTACTATGAATctaacatatgtatatgtacatcTGATTCGTATATTCTGTAGGTAGTCGGttggtttttatgggacggagggagtatatatcataTAGGAGTACTACTTTGGCAGTTCGGCCCAAACCTCGCGccgcactgccgccgccgccaaagccGCAAGCCAAAAGGGGAACACCCGCCGCAAAAACCCCCAAACCTCTCGCCGTTCTCTTCCCCCATGtctccctccgcgccgccgtccgccctCCGCCTCCGGGGGCTTCCCAAGGCCTCGctgccggcctcctcctcttccccgccCTCCGCTCGCTTCCCCCACCACCTCTCCATGTCCGCTTCCTCGtctcgccgccctccgcccctcgccgcaacggcggcggccgccgggacCGGGAGTGGCGCCTCCCcatccctcctcgccgccgacccggGCCACCgcgacgccgtcctcctcgccgctcgCGGCGCCATGGCGAACTGCCTCGGCGAGACCagcctccacctcgccgtcccCGGGCTCCGGCTCGCGGCCAAGGGCAAggtgagcaaaaaaaaaaaaaaaaaaaaaaaaccattggcCTGTGTTGCCCCACTGATTCTCCGATTGGACTAGGGAGTGACCGATTGCGTTTCTGGGTGAAGGTGAGGGACGTGTACGAGAGCGGGGAGCATCTGGTGCTGGTCACCACCGACCGGCAGAGCGCGTTCGATCGCGTCCTGGCTTCCATCCCTTTCAAGGGGCAGGTATATACTCCTTATCTGTCGTTATTCAGTGCCAATGTTGACAAGCGTTTGTTCAGTTTCCATGTCGATGATATTTTGGTGATAGGCTGCACTGCCTGGATTTTTAGCCCTTGTTGTTGTTTCATGCAACTGCAGTATTTGCCAGTAATGGTTTGCAAGTAATAATCAACTGAGAATATGAGAAGGGTCTGTTCTTAGTCATGCCTGGAATTTTGTCAATTGTTAATCTAGCTGTTTATTCCCCTGTTGATTGTACAAGCAGAATGTATGTTGGAACTAGCGATTATCGCTTGCATGGTCGATCATTTTGATGTGCTTTCATCTGGTTGAATATAGGTGCTCAACGAAACAAGCCTTTGGTGGTTCGATAGGACCCGTCATATCACTCCAAATGCAGTAGTTTCTTCTCCTGATAAGAATGTGACAATTGCAAAAAGGTGCTCAGTTTTTCCAGTTGAATTTGTTGGTGAGACCTAACGCTTGCTGCATTTACTGATTATTTCTCCTACTGCTTTGCAATCATATCCCTCAGAATTTTGTTGGCTGTGTTGATCAATTAGTTCTTTGTTTTCGTGATTCTTATGAATCTTGTCtatcatccttttttttttttaaaaaaaaatcttatggaGAACTGTTATCTGTGTTGATCAATTAGCTTTATTTTCATGCTTTTTTTTCAGTGAGGGGATATGTTACTGGAAGCACTGATACATCTTTGTGGACTGTTTATAACAAGGGTGCGAGGAACTATTGTGGAAATGTTCTACGTGATGGTATGCTGAACCAACAAACATccaaattggattttttttctttacttacAGTGAGTGGCCTCTTATATGCAGGAATGGTAAAGAATCAGAAGCTATCTGCAAATATACTTACACCAACAACTAAAGCTGCAGATCATGATGTTCCTGTCACTCCTGAAGAGGTCTTTACTCTCCTTCACTTTTATGTCAACATAATCTTAACAGTCTAACTCCATAATGATTCCCCTCAAAATAGACACTAGCTTATATAGGGAAGGGGATAAACAGATGCTCTTGGTAGTCTAACATTGGAATTACATTGGAGTATTGGAGAAAGGTGGAAAATTAACGATGGCACTAGTTGAAGCCTGTCATTCTGGAGTCACAAAAGTTACCGTACTGTCTTTAGTCAGTTATTGAAGTTTCTCCTTTGCTTATAAGTCTAATTATCACAGTTGGCAGTAATCTAGAAGTCCTTGAATGATTCATGGAtctcattttcctttttatgaGCTATTTTAGTTGCATTTTTTGCCTCCTTGGTGTTTATTCTTCAGCATGTAAATGCTGCCGTATTTATTCATCGCCTCCAAAGAGGTCATGACATTGCATTCTGCAGATTATCAATTCAGGACTAATGTCAAaggaagattttgatgaagcaAGAAGCAAAGCCTTAAGCTTATTTGCATATGGGCAGGTGATTAATTCTCATATCTTCTGGTTCTTGTAAGGTGTCAGTTGCATGCCTAATAATCTTCTATAGCAATGTCACTGGCAATGTTAACATTGGACCTGGAACATCTCAAATTTAGCCTTGATATgcctttttatttaaatctctgCAGGAAGTGGCCTTAGAGAATGGACTGATTCTAGTTGACACAAAGTATGAGTTTGGAAAAACAGCTGATGGGACAATCATGTTGATTGATGAGGTTACATCTTCTTACATGATTTTATCCTTGTGATATGTTCTGCCTTCAAATTTTATGCCTGTCGGTCTCAGGAAACAGAAAGAGCATGGCTGATCCAACCTTAGATAACTATGCCTGACTAGCAACTTGTGCTAGCTGTGCTCACTGTTTCTCTCTATAAACGTAACATGCTCGTCATGACATCACTTTAGTGTGTTATTGTGTTGGAACTACCCTTACATAAGTACatgttttgttttcatatttggTAAGTGATTTTTGCACAAAAACCAAGCCAAGGGATTTTTGTGCTGGGGCTTGTTCTAAGGGTTTGAGTTACCATTTCGCCAACCGGTTCCCATTCCCAGAAATATAGtttctaggattttttttattttttttaaaaaatgttgcaTGTCTTAATCTCTTTGATAATTTCTAATATATTTAATGATGATTTCTAACAGAATTCCAAATTTCCTCTTTTTGACAAGCAGGTACACACTCCTGACTCCAGCAGATATTGGATTGCTGATTCTTACAAAGAGAGATTCAGTTCTGGTCTTGAGCCTGAAAATGTTGACAAGGTAGACTGCTCCTGAAACTATACATGTGGCAGCGTTATGCCTTAAACTTATTATGCTTTTAATTTACAATGGAATTGCTGAAGATGTGATTTTATTTTCACCAGGAGTTCTTAAGACTCTGGTTCAAGAACAATTGCAATCCATACGAAGATGCGGTATACCATTTTTCCTTAAACCACTTAAGCATTTTCCATAGTAAGCAAATGTTGATAATTAGTGAAATATGAGATGTCCATGAATAGGTCCACGTATAAATTCCATGTCCATTGACTGCATGTTTGTTTGTCTTTTGAAGGCTCTTTGTTTTTGTGAAAACTCATTTCATGTTTATCTATTACTTTAAAATACTCAGGCTCTGCCTGAAGCTCCAGAAGAACTAGTTTGTGAACTAGCTTGGCGGTATGTCTATTTCTCTGAGTTTGTTCTAGTACTTCTCATTTCAGAACATGTTCAACCAACAACTTTATGTGCTTCTCTATGTACATGAATCTCGTACAAACATGATATCATATTGGTTGAATTATAGTTTGCTTAAATATCCACCACAGGTACATTTTCCTGTTTGAGACAATTACAAACACAAAGTTCGAGATCCCCAAAACTCAGGTATGTGACGACAGTTTGGTGAATTTGCTGTAACTGACAACCATATACTTAAAACATTTTTGTTAAATGCAGGAGCCGATTCACGAAAGAATATCAAGGAATGTTGCACAAGCCTTGCAGAACCTTTGATTGTGGATAAGGAAGAGGATTTCCAGAACAAAAACTTGCTTGCTGATGAGAATAAGAGGTGCACTTCTGGACTTCTGGTACCGGCATTACTAATAATAATATCAGCGTACGTTCATGCCGTCTATCATTCAAAGTATGCGTGTGCTCCGAGATGTAATATGGTTGGAAACAACTATAGCCAGAATCGCCTGGCAATACTCTCTGCCCTTAATAGTTTCCCTGTTGTGAGGGTCAGTGAGTGAGAGAGCGCCATACACGGTATGCATGATTGCgtgctaatatttttttcaccctgtgatgtaacattttctgggGTTCACATCGTCTATCATGATGACACTaccattatactccctccgttctaaaatataagcatttttagctatgaatctagcacgtccagattcatagctaaaaatacttacattttgggacggagggagtagatattaATGTGTGGGATAATAGGAGGGATGGTGAGACCCGCATACTAGTGACCATAATAATAATGATATTATGGTAATGATAATGATATTATGGTAGAGTATTCTCGCCCTATTTCTGTGTAACAAACATAATATCGAAGAGGCTGAGTTCAAGTTTGCTCCGCCTCTAGTGAAAGTGTGATCCTATACTTCAGAACACTTCAGTTTAGAAACAAACAATTTCTAATGATGCCAAGTCGTTTGTTATTACTAGCACCGGGCaatattttctccattttgTCAAACTCCCACAAAATCCGTACAGATGGACCATTCATTTTAGAAAGTCTCTCTTGTCAGTGTCACTGATCGATATATCGATAgaggaaagggaagaagaaTCAGCCGCTTAAAATGTAGAGTACTCCCAAGCAACGTTGACTTGACTTCCCAAGCCTTTTTAATCCCAAAGAGGGGATCAGCAGCTGCAAGTGCATCAGCAGCGAGTTCCAGCCATGGCAGCAGACAAGGGAGTGAAGGTGTTCGGCATGTGGGCGAGCCCCATGGCGATCCGTGTGGAGTGGGCGCTCCGGCTCAAGGGCGTCGACTACGAGTACGTCGACGAGGACCTCGCCAACAAGAGCGAGGCGCTGCTCCGGCACAGCCCGGTGACCAAGAAGGTGCCCGTGCTGGTCCACGACGGCAAGCCTCTCGCCGAGTCCACCGTCATCGTCGAGTACATCGACGAGGCCTGGAAGCACGGCTACCCCATCATGCCCTCCGACCCCTTCGACCGTGCTCAGGCGAGGTTCTGGGCCAGGTTCGCTGAAGAGAAGGTATAATCCAACTTTCTCTACTGATGACtcaaatccaaatccaatctcttttttttcttgacctCTTAGTTAGATTGATTGGCTTTGCATTGGAAAAGTGATTTCATCACTCGGGGATATCCCCTCCCCTCGTTTTTTACATGACAtgtaaatagtcataaaaaaatttggcaacatagattaatataaaatatatcactctacaaacatgtaagtttaaatttaacttctacaagttgtaacaaaaataacaaatatagctgcgaatgtacgataactattttcagtttaatttgttttttttgttacaagttgtagaagttgaatttattgaattttGTATAGCATGtatgtggagtgatatattttatagtattaatctatgttgttaatttttttaataactatataGATGATATACAAACAAGAGGATATTCCCTCGAGAAATGAAAATCCACGTTCCTTTACGTTGCATTGGATGTTGTTATAGTGCAACGCTGCTCTGTACCCGATCTTCATGACGACCGGAGAGGAGCAGAGAAAGCTGGTGCACGAGGCCCAGCAGTGCCTGAAGACGCTGGAGACGGCCCTGGAGGGGAAGAAGTTCTTCGGCGGCGACGCCTTCGGCTACCTTGACATCGTCACCGGGTGGTTCGCCTACTGGCTGCCGGTCATCGAGGAGGCCTGCGGCGTCGAAGTCGTCACCGACGAGGCGCTGCCCCTGATGAAGGCCTGGTTCGACCgggtcctcgccgtcgacgccgtgaAGGCGGTCCTGCCGCCGAGGGACAAGCTCGTCGCGCTCAACAAGGCTCGCCGTGAGCAGATCCTCTCGGCGTAGAGAGCACGGTCACTTCAGCTCCCCAGCTAGTACGTTTCATCTCCATGGTCCATGGTTAAACAATAAGTTCGTCACAAGCACATTGTGCAGAAGTAGTAGATGCTCGAAGCATGATCCGTCTTAGAGAGACAAACTTAATGCTCTATGATATGTTATCCAGTGTACAATATTGCCTACTTAATTATTTCCTCAAGAGGAAAAATACAGTACAGTTTTGTACTTTTGTAGTGATCTGATCATTCTAATTAAGGGTCCAAATGGTCCGGTTTTGGGGGCTCgtcggagtggcggcggcgatgcgccgCCTTGGCCGCCCGGACCTCGCCGTAGAAGTAGGAGACGAAGCCCCATAGCGAGAGAGCGAGCGCGACGCCCTTTGTGCCGTTGAATGGCTCGTGGAAGAACATGACGGCGAGCACCTCGGTGACCGGGATGAGCACGGTCATGatgacgccggcgagcagcgccgAGCCGTAGAAGATGGCGCCGATCGTGCCGAGGAAGAAGCACTGGTACATGGCGGCCGATCCGGCCAGGAGCAGGTAGTAGCCCGCTTGGCCCAGACCGAATTCATGGGCTTCTCCTGGGATTGCCTGCGTTTGGTTGCTTTCCAGCTTAATCAGAAATACTACTGCATATATGATCTAATGTCTCCAAAAGAGCTTGATCAAGAATTTACTAAACATAAGCTAGGCCTCTAGTTCCCTTTagtatatttattaatttcaaCCGGTTGCACAACAAAATTTAATTGAAGTGTTAGAAATGAAGAAGTCACtaattagcctttttttttctagaattaaaAACACCTTCATGATAGCATGTATTTTGTTTTCTATGAGATAGCTGGAAATATGGATATTCAATTAATTTTCCTCTTGTTTCTGTTGTGAAGAATATTCTTGGGCTATATAGACTTTGAATTTGTTAGGTCTAACGGTAGACAGACTCGTCAACACAACTAGCTTTCCTTGTTCGAGAAAGAGTTACATCTTATTGCAAACATGAACAACTTGCTCAATGATTGGCTTGCACCGATCTACCACTACCTATCCTATATAGCCCACAAGTACGACTTGCTGCTGCTGGGCTTCAGTGTAAGTACAAAGGCCAAATTTgatccaaaaagaaagaaaaagagggtCCAAAATGAAAAGAATAAACAAGGGGATCAAAGTAAAACTTTGATAAGAAAAAGGAGGTACAAAATACAAttcactctctttttttattgtctATTAAGATTTGATTATGTCATTGTGTGCCAATCTTTCAGAAGCGTGCTCTGATATACttaaatttcttttcaaaaaagcTTGGAACGTGCTCTGATCTATTGGCATAGTTACATTCATTTCTGAGTGGGGTTAAATAGTTTATAATATCTCAGTAGCCTGTAGATTGCCTTTCACTAGCAGTCCACTGATCAGATCACTTAGCATGACAAAAGGTAACTCCACTCCTGTGCATTACCATGTCAGCCTAATAAGTACTAGTATACAGTTCAGAACTCTGAGAAAAGGGTAGACGTCATTGCTAAGAACTCTATCAGAACACAGCTAATATCTgttccatcccataatataaggcatgatCAAACTTGGCACAGTgttcaaaactaatctttgacttataatttctcatatacaacaaaattttaaccatcttaaagtaaatttaaatgtcaatccaataatattaattttagttaaaaaattaatttatattataataattgttggTCAACTGTTTTTAAGTTGAATTTTGAAATGTgtgcatgtcttatattatagaatagagggagtatatgaaaaATGTGTTGAGTTTTTGGATGGTGCAATACGGCTAAGATCAGTGTGCTGTGAAGAACTGTGAGAGTAGAGGTTGAAATCTTACGTGGAAATCGTTGTTGACGAGCATGCCGACGGCGCTGAAGGCCGTGGCGACGAAGCCGATGACGAGCTGCATCTCCATGACGAGCGTGTACGtgacggcgccgcgcgcggcggcgtggtgcgcCTGGCTGAGCTCCATGACGGGGAGCACGAGCCCGtacagcgccgcggcggcgagcgtcaTGGCGAACCCGGCGCAGTACTGCGCGCGCGACACCCCCGCCGGCCGGTCCCCGCCGGCGTTCATCCCCAGCATCGCCGCGCCGACGCTGAGCAGCACGACGGCGTTCACCGAGAACGCCGTGAACCGCTGGCGCACGAGCAGCAGCGCGAACGCCGCCGTGAAGGCCAGCTGCGTGGAGATGAGGATGGAGGAGGTGGACACCGGGAGGTAGGCCAGGCCGTAGGCGTAGAGGAGGTCGTCGACGCCGGTCATGAGCCCGACGACGGCGGACGCCACCAGGAGGCGTGGCGTCATGAGGAACAGCGGCGTGGCCgccgcgccagcgccagcgccgtcGTCCTCAAcctcgcgccggcggcggcgtgaggagtacgagaagcAGAGCGGCGCGAGCAGCAGCGGCCAGCCGGCGGTCTGGAGAAGGCTGGAGAGCCACTTGCGGTTGCCGCCGCGGAGGAAGtaggcgcggaggaggagcggcccGCACGCCGAGCCGACCACCATGAGGACGAAGTTGACGACGAGGAGCGGGCTCCTGAACAGTCTACCGGTgctcagctgctgctgctgctgctgctgcttggtgGTGATCGCGTTCTTGCATGGCTGTCGCTGCGTCGTCGCCGCTTCCACCTCCATGATCAACAAAGTGAGCCC comes from the Oryza glaberrima chromosome 9, OglaRS2, whole genome shotgun sequence genome and includes:
- the LOC127784087 gene encoding serine/threonine-protein kinase PEPKR2-like; amino-acid sequence: MESSLPRKRKGARSACSLVGSSHEPTTVARKRACREPKPRPEKKKKDPSSDDASGRGGGGGVVQTAPPASGRAAPESPSRGLKRKLGCIESATRMGRKKRLESEYELGAEIGQGKFGSVRICRAKVGGEEFACKALPKNGEETVHREVEIMQHLSGHPGIVTLKAVFEDADKFYLVMELCGGGRLLDEMAREGKFSEQRAAIVIKDLMSVVKYCHEMGVVHRDIKPENILLTKAGKIKLADFGLAARVADGQKLSGIAGSPAYVAPEVLSGCYSEKVDVWGAGVLLHVLLHGSLPFQGGSLDAVFEAIKTVELDFHSGPWESISSLARDLISRMLNRDVPSRITADEVLSHPWVVFYTECPLKAVTANLSITNNIVAPRITWDRIRLHCESISSDSSSQRSADQDECGIVDALTAAITNVRISEPKRSRLCNPAIPIQQECSSNLKSNLCTAF
- the LOC127784089 gene encoding phosphoribosylaminoimidazole-succinocarboxamide synthase, chloroplastic, giving the protein MSPSAPPSALRLRGLPKASLPASSSSPPSARFPHHLSMSASSSRRPPPLAATAAAAGTGSGASPSLLAADPGHRDAVLLAARGAMANCLGETSLHLAVPGLRLAAKGKVRDVYESGEHLVLVTTDRQSAFDRVLASIPFKGQVLNETSLWWFDRTRHITPNAVVSSPDKNVTIAKRCSVFPVEFVVRGYVTGSTDTSLWTVYNKGARNYCGNVLRDGMVKNQKLSANILTPTTKAADHDVPVTPEEIINSGLMSKEDFDEARSKALSLFAYGQEVALENGLILVDTKYEFGKTADGTIMLIDEVHTPDSSRYWIADSYKERFSSGLEPENVDKEFLRLWFKNNCNPYEDAALPEAPEELVCELAWRYIFLFETITNTKFEIPKTQEPIHERISRNVAQALQNL
- the LOC127784091 gene encoding glutathione transferase GST 23-like; translated protein: MAADKGVKVFGMWASPMAIRVEWALRLKGVDYEYVDEDLANKSEALLRHSPVTKKVPVLVHDGKPLAESTVIVEYIDEAWKHGYPIMPSDPFDRAQARFWARFAEEKCNAALYPIFMTTGEEQRKLVHEAQQCLKTLETALEGKKFFGGDAFGYLDIVTGWFAYWLPVIEEACGVEVVTDEALPLMKAWFDRVLAVDAVKAVLPPRDKLVALNKARREQILSA
- the LOC127784090 gene encoding purine permease 3-like, coding for MEVEAATTQRQPCKNAITTKQQQQQQQLSTGRLFRSPLLVVNFVLMVVGSACGPLLLRAYFLRGGNRKWLSSLLQTAGWPLLLAPLCFSYSSRRRRREVEDDGAGAGAAATPLFLMTPRLLVASAVVGLMTGVDDLLYAYGLAYLPVSTSSILISTQLAFTAAFALLLVRQRFTAFSVNAVVLLSVGAAMLGMNAGGDRPAGVSRAQYCAGFAMTLAAAALYGLVLPVMELSQAHHAAARGAVTYTLVMEMQLVIGFVATAFSAVGMLVNNDFHAIPGEAHEFGLGQAGYYLLLAGSAAMYQCFFLGTIGAIFYGSALLAGVIMTVLIPVTEVLAVMFFHEPFNGTKGVALALSLWGFVSYFYGEVRAAKAAHRRRHSDEPPKPDHLDP